From the genome of Phycodurus eques isolate BA_2022a chromosome 22, UOR_Pequ_1.1, whole genome shotgun sequence, one region includes:
- the shank3b gene encoding LOW QUALITY PROTEIN: SH3 and multiple ankyrin repeat domains protein 3 (The sequence of the model RefSeq protein was modified relative to this genomic sequence to represent the inferred CDS: deleted 1 base in 1 codon), which produces MPLSPAADTKHDRPRQQAVTNGNPTGSTVARDAAAEDTPSGNSIVVRIGIPDLQQTVTHTLASTLLSAGRPEEEEVTGMQSEEVSHRTCPCVRLWLSQKCLRLDPELPVWTSKQRVLVTLTQSLSDVLNYGLFQPAFNGRAGKFLDEERLLKEYPLPPITPIPYLEFRYKRRIYTQSYVDDKQLAKLHTKANLKRFMEHVHQKNVEKVSKWLEKGLDPNFHDSDSGECPLTLAVQLEESCELIKVLRSGGAHLDFRTRDGITALHRAVMCRNSAALTTLLDLGASPGYKDSRGLTPLYHSAMVGGAPYCCELLLQDHATLGMTDENGWQEIHQACRHGNVQHLEHLLFYGADMSSQNASGNTALHLCALYNQDSCARVLLFRGANKDIKNYNNQTAFQVAIIAGNFDLAEIIKIHKSSDVVVPFRESPSYTKRRRLGTIRSPAGNGLSSPRSLIRSVSDNTLESPASSPGPSMQSLEAHLDTHTHSLRRHARRLSPSGGHVENSPPSSPPLTPQLRKKRLYSAVPGRTFIATRSHVPQGSGEIQLHRGERVKVLSIGEGGFWEGNVKGRTGWFPADCVEEVQMRHYDPRLETREDRTKRLFRHYTVGSYDNYTSYSDYVIEEKMAVLQKRESEGFGFVLRGAKAETPIEEFAPTPAFPALQYLESVDQGGVAWRAGLRTGDFLIEVNGADVVKVGHRQVVALIRQGGSRLLMKVVSVSRKSDANLIRKKAPPPPKRAPSTSLTLRSKSMTADLEDIARRRRFEKLDDMLAGNTQEVVLRSRPSDDFRAATVKQRPTSRRITQAEINSLFERQGLVPPSGPEKSTMALPRGMSRTKSFGTPEDDRISALIHESRFPRSSSLTDSFIPPPPQTAPPPPPSPLFLLDSGPPPSFLPPPPPARGEGLTRSSFKPGSEPRLQELSETPSRSHAERQRKARSMIILQDTPPQLQPEMHSAAMHVSSSHTSTLSLHTGALGHSPLSRRRGRPIENPYANVGQQAPPAKPQRRKSPLLKQLPVEEQGLRDQDAKSETSAPGSPSRAELYQQQVLSERARVHGRRSSLFLSVEGAISDNQAPPLLTQSHSMDDLGELPPPAPVLSPSPTPHTFLHPLTGKPLDPSSPLALALAARERALTARTPSPEPRTKHASASTTPIPTPAASPEGRHKRTPVPTPQSSPEPRSKRTTPQTSPEQRSKRTTPQSSPELRHKRITPPLFPDGQVERPEAEGGVTSPAGPSPERWRPVPLANLANESHSAVIDRRRSLTIGSSEEEGGAYTVTLPPALLSSSDEETREELRRIGLVTPPPGFAAPPSPLSLTPRRGGEGDTGDDDKEPRDGSLPPSITLASPPAPPSPSSPPAGHPSSALKPRLRSPIGRGRSALRDPLLKQSSDSELLPSSPASAAAARQPRYLFQRRSKLWGGGGDEEGRPAALGGQGSASALELSGKAESGLDLANRLHLLNKDSHSLGEEPSPLDPGRRSPVGGARCVESGESKSLFSSLGELHTISQRGYGTTYTVRPGSRYPVTRRSPSPSPSPSPSDRPSGLGSSPSPCSERPDLSSGRALTILKSSSLSLPSEPKEVRFVMRSASARTRSRSPSPSPHASPCPSPVLSGPLLALRPWRQRPLSLWNKYDVGDWLESVGLAEHRQRFQDHEIEGSHLPALTKDDYVELGVTRLGHRINIERALRQLLDAAT; this is translated from the exons ATGCCTCTGAGTCCGGCTGCTGACACCAAACATGATCGCCCACGCCAACAGGCGGTTACTAACGGCAACCCGACAGGCTCTACCGTTGCCCGGGACGCCGCCGCCGAGGACACGCCCTCTGGAAACAGCATCGTGGTCCGCATCGGCATCCCGGACCTGCAGCAGACGGTAACACACACGCTAGCTAGCACACTTTTGTCCGCCGGCCGgccggaggaggaggaagtgacgGGAATGCAA AGTGAAGAAGTGTCCCATCGAACGTGTCCGTGTGTCCGTCTCTGGCTCTCTCAGAAGTGTTTGCGCCTGGACCCAGAGTTACCCGTTTGGACCAGTAAGCAGAGGGTTCTGGTCACCTTGACTCAGTCTCTCTCGGATGTTTTGAACTATGGTCTCTTCCAGCCGGCGTTCAACGGCCGAGCTGGCAAGTTTCTGGACGAGGAGCGACTTTTGAAAGAGTACCCTCTCCCCCCCATCACGCCCATCCCATATCTGGAG TTTCGTTACAAACGCAGAATTTACACGCAGAGTTACGTAGACGACAAGCAGCTGGCCAAGCTGCACACCAAA GCCAACCTGAAGCGCTTCATGGAACATGTCCACCAGAAGAATGTGGAGAAGGTTTCCAAATGGCTGGAAAAAGGTCTCGATCCCAACTTCCACGACTCGGACAGCGGCG AGTGCCCTCTGACCCTGGCCGTCCAGTTGGAGGAGAGCTGCGAGCTCATCAAAGTTCTCCGCAGCGGTGGCGCTCACCTGGACTTCCGCACCAGGGATGGTATCACCGCTCTGCATCGGGCCGTCATGTGCCGCAACAGCGCCGCTCTCACG ACCCTGCTGGACCTGGGAGCTTCTCCGGGCTACAAGGACAGCAGGGGGCTGACTCCCCTCTACCACTCTGCCATGGTGGGTGGCGCCCCCTACTGCTGCGAGCTGCTACTGCAGGACCACGCCACATTAG GCATGACTGACGAGAACGGATGGCAGGAAATCCACCAG GCGTGTCGCCATGGAAACGTGCAGCACTTAGAGCACCTGCTGTTCTACGGCGCTGACATGAGCTCCCAGAATGCATCGGGAAACACGGCGCTGCACCTCTGCGCTCTCTACAATCAG GACAGTTGTGCCAGAGTGTTGCTCTTCCGAGGAGCCAACAAGGACATCAAGAACTACAACAACCAGACTGCCTTTCAG GTCGCCATCATCGCCGGGAACTTTGATTTGGCAGAAATCATCAAGATCCACAAAAGTTCTGACGTTG TAGTTCCCTTCCGAGAATCTCCGTCGTACACCAAGCGCCGCCGCCTGGGAACCATCAGGTCCCCGGCAGGAAACGGTCTGTCGTCACCGCGCTCTCTGATTCGCTCGGTCAGCGACAACACCCTGGAaagccccgcctcctcccccgGTCCGTCCATGCAAAGCCTGGAAGCGCACCtggacacgcacacgcactcgCTACGCCGACACGCGCGCCGACTCAG TCCGAGTGGCGGTCATGTGGAGAACAGCCCCCCGTCCTCGCCCCCCCTCACTCCACAGTTGAGGAAGAAGAGGCTGTACAGCGCCGTGCCTGGACGCACCTTCATCGCCACGCGTTCCCATGTACCCCAGGGTTCCGGAGAGATCCAGCTGCACCGCGGCGAGAGGGTGAAAG TTCTGTCCATCGGCGAAGGCGGATTCTGGGAAGGAAACGTCAAAGGAAGAACTGGCTGGTTTCCTGCCGACTGCGTTGAAGAAGTTCAGATGAGACACTACGACCCCCGACTGG AGACTAGGGAGGACCGCACCAAGAGACTGTTCAGACATTACACGGTGGGATCGTACGACAACTACACCTCCTACAG CGACTACGTGATCGAGGAGAAGATGGCCGTGCTGcagaagagagagagcgaaggATTCGGCTTTGTCCTGCGGGGAGCCAAAG CTGAGACCCCCATCGAGGAGTTCGCCCCCACACCGGCGTTCCCCGCATTGCAGTACCTGGAGTCTGTTGACCAGGGCGGCGTGGCCTGGAGAGCGGGTCTACGCACCGGGGACTTCCTCATCGAG GTGAACGGCGCCGACGTGGTGAAGGTTGGCCATCGCCAGGTGGTGGCACTCATCCGGCAGGGCGGCAGCCGCCTGCTGATGAAGGTCGTGTCCGTTTCCCGCAAGTCGGACGCCAATCTTATCAGGAAGAAAG CCCCTCCTCCTCCCAAGAGAGCCCCCAGTACTTCGTTGACACTACGATCCAAGTCCATGACTGCTGACCTGGAGGACATCg CCAGGAGGAGGCGCTTTG AGAAACTGGACGACATGTTGGCGGGGAACACACAGGAAGTGGTTCTGCGGTCCCGGCCCTCCGACGACTTCAGGGCGGCCACGGTAAAGCAGAGGCCCACCAGCCGGAGAATCACTCAGGCCGAGATAAAT tcaTTGTTTGAGCGTCAGGGTCTGGTTCCGCCGTCGGGCCCAGAGAAAAGCACCATGGCGCTTCCCAGAGGAATGTCCAGAACCAAAAGTTTTG GCACCCCTGAGGACGATCGCATCTCAGCTCTGATCCACGAAAGTCGCTTTCCTCGGAGCTCCTCTCTGACTGACAGCTTCATCCCGCCGCCTCCCCAGACGGCGCCGCCCCCTCCTCCGTCCCCGCTCTTCCTCCTGGACTCGGGGcctcctccctccttccttccccctcctccccccgcCAGAGGGGAGGGACTGACCCGGTCCAGCTTCAAACCGGGGTCCGAGCCCAGGCTTCAGGAGCTGTCGGAAACGCCGTCCAGGAGCCACGCTGAGCGTCAGAGAAAGGCGCGCTCCATGATCATCCTGCAGGATACGCCGCCTCAGCTGCAGCCAGagatgcactccgccgccatgcaTGTATCCTCCTCGCACACCTCCACGCTGTCTCTCCACACTGGCGCCCTCGGACACTCGCCGCTGTCACGCCGCCGAGGACGACCCATCGAAAACCCTTACGCCAATGTGGGACAGCAGGCCCCCCCAGCCAAACCTCAGAGGAGGAAGTCGCCTCTCCTCAAACAACTTCCTGTGGAGGAGCAAG GCCTCAGAGACCAGGATGCAAAGTCGGAGACGAGTGCCCCCGGTAGCCCCAGCAGGGCAGAGCTCTACCAGCAGCAGGTTCTGTCTGAGCGCGCTCGCGTCCACGGCCGCCGCTCCTCCCTCTTTTTGTCCGTAGAGGGCGCCATTTCCGACAACCAAGCGCCTCCTCTCCTGACTCAGAGTCATTCCATGGACGACCTGGGCGAGCTTCCTCCTCCTGCGCCAGTCCTTTCACCCTCACCCACCCCGCACACCTTCCTGCACCCGCTCACCGGCAAGCCTCTCG ATCCTTCGTCTCCGCTCGCCCTGGCTCTGGCCGCACGAGAACGAGCGCTCACCGCCCGCACGCCGAGCCCCGAGCCACGAACCAAACACGCCTCGGCTTCCACCACGCCCATCCCCACCCCGGCCGCCAGCCCGGAGGGTCGCCATAAGCGCACCCCCGTCCCCACCCCGCAGAGCAGCCCCGAACCTCGCTCCAAGCGCACCACCCCACAGACCAGCCCTGAGCAGCGAAGCAAGCGCACCACCCCTCAGAGCAGCCCTGAGCTCCGGCACAAGCGCATAACTCCGCCTCTCTTCCCTGACGGACAGGTGGAGCGTCCCGAAGCTGAGGGCGGCGTTACGTCCCCCGCGGGGccctcccctgaacgctggaGGCCCGTCCCACTGGCCAACCTGGCCAATGAGAGCCACTCGGCTGTGATTGACAGGCGTAGAAGTCTGACTATTGGGAGCTCAGAGGAAGAAGGCGGTGCCTATACAGTGACCCTCCCACCCGCGTTATTGTCATCCAGTGACGAGGAGACAAGGGAAGAGCTACGGCGCATCGGTCTGGTGACACCGCCTCCTGGTTTCGCCGCCCCTCCGTCCCCCCTCTCTCTGACCCCACGTCGTGGCGGTGAGGGCGACACAGGGGATGATGACAAGGAGCCTCGTGATGGCTCGCTGCCTCCCTCCATCACCTTGGCGTCGCCCCCCGCCCCGCCGTCGCCCTCCTCGCCACCCGCCGGCCACCCCTCCTCGGCCCTCAAACCCCGTCTCCGCTCGCCCATTGGCCGTGGCCGCTCGGCCCTCAGGGACCCTCTGCTCAAGCAGTCTTCTGACAGCGAGCTGCTCCCATCCTCGCCCGCCTCCGCGGCCGCTGCCCGCCAGCCGCGGTACCTCTTCCAACGGCGCTCCAAGCTGTGGGGAGGCGGCGGCGACGAGGAGGGCCGGCCCGCGGCGCTGGGCGGCCAAGGGTCAGCCTCGGCCCTGGAGTTGAGCGGCAAGGCCGAGTCGGGCCTGGACCTCGCCAACAGACTCCACCTCCTCAACAAAGATAGCCACTCCCTGGGGGAGGAGCCCAGCCCCCTTGACCCTGGACGCAGGTCCCCAGTAGGTGGGGCCAG ATGTGTGGAGAGTGGAGAGAGCAAATC GTTGTTCTCCAGTCTGGGCGAGCTGCACACCATCTCCCAGCGAGGATACGGCACCACCTACACGGTCCGACCGGGAAGTCGCTACCCCGTCACCCGCCGcagcccctccccctccccgtCTCCCTCCCCCTCCGATAGGCCGTCGGGCCTGggctcctccccctccccctgctCCGAGCGCCCGGACCTGAGCTCGGGCCGCGCCCTGACCATCCTGAAATCGTCCAGCCTCAGCCTGCCGTCGGAGCCCAAGGAGGTCCGCTTCGTCATGCGCAGCGCCAGCGCTCGAACCCGCTCCCGCTCGCCCTCGCCCTCCCCTCACGCCTCCCCGTGCCCATCGCCGGTCCTCAGTGGCCCCCTGCTGGCGCTCAGACCCTGGAGGCAGCGCCCGCTCAGCTTGTGGAACAAGTACGACGTGGGCGACTGGCTGGAGAGCGTCGGGCTGGCCGAGCATCGCCAGCGCTTCCAGGATCACGAGATCGAAGGCTCGCACCTGCCCGCCCTCACCAAGGACGACTACGTGGAGCTGGGCGTCACCCGGCTGGGCCACCGCATCAACATCGAGCGTGCCCTCAGACAACTATTGGACGCTGCCACTTGA